In Gimesia benthica, a single window of DNA contains:
- a CDS encoding SIR2 family NAD-dependent protein deacylase, whose translation MSDPIDANKVVVLTGAGISAESGLPTFRDMGGLWEQYEITEVASPEAWERDPQLVLDFYNARRTQAVAAEPNAAHQALAELERRYDVVVITQNVDDLHERGGSSNVIHVHGELVKARSTADPELIYEIGGKEIQLGDLCEAGSQLRPHIVWFGEMIHNTDVAVAEIRSAGKVLVVGTSLSVYPAAGLVELSRAGAEKLIVSPDLEQEPVGFDWIRGTAVEHVPQIVQRWLEGE comes from the coding sequence ATGTCTGATCCCATCGATGCGAATAAAGTTGTGGTGTTGACGGGAGCCGGAATCAGTGCCGAGAGCGGATTACCGACGTTCCGGGATATGGGCGGACTGTGGGAACAGTACGAGATTACCGAGGTGGCTTCGCCCGAGGCGTGGGAACGGGATCCGCAACTGGTGCTGGATTTTTATAATGCGCGTCGCACGCAGGCGGTGGCGGCTGAACCGAATGCGGCACATCAGGCGCTGGCGGAACTGGAACGCCGGTATGACGTGGTGGTGATTACTCAGAATGTGGATGACCTGCATGAGCGCGGGGGTTCCTCGAATGTGATTCACGTGCATGGCGAACTGGTGAAAGCCCGCAGTACGGCTGATCCGGAGCTGATTTATGAAATCGGCGGGAAGGAAATTCAGCTGGGCGATCTCTGCGAAGCGGGTTCCCAGTTGCGGCCACACATTGTCTGGTTTGGAGAAATGATTCACAACACGGACGTGGCGGTCGCAGAGATCCGCAGCGCGGGGAAAGTGCTGGTGGTGGGGACTTCGCTGTCGGTGTATCCGGCGGCTGGTCTGGTTGAACTGTCGCGTGCAGGGGCGGAAAAACTGATCGTGAGCCCGGATCTGGAGCAGGAGCCTGTCGGTTTTGACTGGATCAGGGGGACGGCGGTGGAGCATGTGCCGCAGATAGTACAGCGGTGGCTGGAAGGGGAGTGA
- a CDS encoding transglutaminase domain-containing protein — translation MWLHASCKLDFEIPVATPFILMLRPRSGSQQWVAREQYMLNPSTEAVEFTDLFGNLCQRLVAPAGFFSIQTAFDIEVADSSDVAPGAPFVPVEQLPDPTLPFLLPSRYCESDRFSQMAASLVEGINPGYNQCAKIVEYIQNSLAYTPGEGQEIISATEVNQKSQAVCRDMAHLGIACCRALSIPARMVVGYLEPLRPMDLHAWFEAYVGGRWYTFDPTQQTLAGGRVAIAYGRDAADVAVYTQFGDPVEILNMEVHVEQISAPTD, via the coding sequence ATGTGGCTGCACGCTTCCTGTAAACTGGACTTTGAAATTCCCGTCGCGACTCCCTTTATTCTGATGCTGCGTCCGCGGAGTGGCAGTCAACAGTGGGTGGCTCGCGAGCAATATATGTTGAACCCCAGCACCGAGGCGGTTGAGTTTACCGATCTGTTCGGTAATCTGTGTCAGCGGCTGGTGGCGCCAGCGGGTTTCTTTTCGATTCAGACCGCCTTTGATATCGAAGTGGCCGACAGCTCTGATGTCGCACCCGGGGCGCCGTTTGTACCAGTGGAACAGCTGCCGGACCCGACGCTGCCGTTCCTGCTGCCCAGCCGGTATTGTGAATCGGATCGTTTCTCGCAGATGGCAGCATCGCTGGTGGAAGGGATCAATCCGGGTTACAACCAGTGCGCAAAAATCGTGGAGTACATTCAGAACTCCCTGGCCTATACGCCGGGTGAGGGGCAGGAAATCATCAGTGCGACTGAGGTGAATCAGAAGTCGCAGGCCGTCTGTCGCGATATGGCGCACCTGGGCATCGCCTGCTGCCGGGCGCTTTCGATTCCCGCGCGGATGGTGGTGGGTTACCTGGAACCACTCCGGCCGATGGATCTGCATGCCTGGTTTGAGGCGTATGTCGGCGGTCGCTGGTACACGTTTGATCCGACACAGCAGACGCTGGCCGGGGGACGCGTGGCGATTGCCTACGGGAGAGATGCCGCGGATGTCGCCGTCTACACGCAGTTTGGAGATCCAGTGGAGATCTTGAATATGGAAGTGCATGTGGAGCAGATTTCGGCACCGACTGACTGA
- the hmpA gene encoding NO-inducible flavohemoprotein, which translates to MLSDKTIAIVKEITPVVAANAETVTRVFYQKMFAGNPEVKAFFNQAHQHSGGQQKALAGAICAYFTHIDNLAALTPAVELIAQKHCSLGIQAEQYPIVGKHLLAAIKEVMGDAATDEILAAVGEAYQLLADVCIERERQIYEEQRTAAGGWNGYRSFVVDRKEPESDVITSFYLKPADDEPLPAWLPGQYITVKIDHPTTPTSPRNYSLSNQPGQDSFRISVKREPGLTADAPDGLISTYLHDQVQVGDTLQIGPPCGEFTLDPAEPRQTPTVMLAGGVGVTPLLSMAQSLIAAQPEAPLYFLQAARNSQTHAFAAEIQELRNQGANVRTLTLYDQPLADDLENQNCDETGILSENILREWTPFTAANFYFCGPKPFMQNVYASLKALNVPADRIHFEFFGPRQDIESAPLADEPEVTVSH; encoded by the coding sequence ATGTTAAGTGACAAAACCATCGCCATCGTCAAGGAAATCACACCAGTTGTCGCCGCCAACGCGGAAACCGTCACACGGGTCTTCTACCAGAAGATGTTTGCAGGAAACCCCGAAGTCAAAGCCTTTTTCAACCAGGCCCACCAGCATTCCGGTGGTCAACAGAAAGCCCTCGCCGGTGCCATCTGTGCCTATTTCACCCATATTGACAACCTCGCCGCCCTCACCCCTGCCGTCGAACTGATTGCTCAGAAACACTGCTCGCTGGGTATCCAGGCCGAACAGTATCCCATCGTCGGCAAACACCTGCTGGCTGCCATCAAAGAAGTTATGGGAGACGCTGCCACCGACGAAATCCTGGCAGCGGTCGGCGAAGCTTATCAGCTGCTCGCAGACGTCTGTATCGAACGTGAACGTCAGATCTACGAAGAGCAACGCACTGCTGCCGGCGGCTGGAACGGCTATCGATCCTTTGTCGTCGATCGCAAAGAGCCCGAAAGCGATGTCATTACCTCCTTCTATCTGAAACCCGCTGATGACGAACCGCTGCCAGCCTGGCTCCCGGGTCAATATATCACCGTCAAAATCGATCACCCGACGACTCCCACTTCTCCCCGCAATTACAGTCTCTCCAACCAGCCGGGACAGGATTCGTTTCGCATCAGCGTCAAACGCGAACCCGGTCTCACCGCGGACGCTCCCGACGGTCTGATCTCCACTTACCTGCACGATCAGGTCCAGGTGGGTGATACTCTGCAGATCGGTCCCCCCTGTGGTGAGTTTACCCTCGATCCCGCAGAACCCCGCCAGACACCGACCGTCATGCTGGCCGGCGGCGTCGGCGTGACCCCCCTGCTCTCGATGGCGCAGTCGCTGATCGCGGCTCAGCCCGAAGCCCCGCTCTATTTCCTGCAGGCAGCCCGTAACAGCCAGACCCACGCGTTTGCTGCAGAGATTCAGGAACTCCGCAATCAGGGTGCCAACGTCCGCACGCTCACGCTCTACGATCAGCCACTGGCAGACGATCTGGAAAATCAGAACTGCGACGAAACGGGAATCCTCAGTGAAAACATCCTGCGTGAATGGACTCCCTTCACCGCAGCCAACTTCTACTTCTGTGGCCCGAAACCATTTATGCAGAACGTTTATGCCAGCCTGAAAGCCTTGAATGTCCCTGCAGATCGAATTCATTTCGAATTTTTCGGTCCCCGACAGGACATCGAATCGGCCCCACTCGCAGACGAACCGGAAGTCACTGTCTCGCACTGA
- a CDS encoding DUF1552 domain-containing protein: protein MSHVLLNRRMLLKGLGSAAIGLPLLEEMIPSSLAAAAQPQVPVRAFNVFFGLGIPAPLQTEGFDDVLEPLKPLQDKLLIMRNVDQVRCDEKGINAHYDGASGAFTAEPPDGEAKAGGPSIDQVIRQTHYPKGLPSGMVPTLIGGTFFRRSRVGRYVHSYNLDGTVAATIQEKPRDLFERVFGTVSAGGSGNDAAQRRLRRSVLDTVVEDYRFYTGQNSPLGSASKARVADHLDRIREYERRAFAMQHKNRNAPEPPPRSKIPHGGPADPGGQGIDITVEELTSEWRLLADIYALAIQMDRVRFGSLTFLAAGERIRLTGDYEYNGEKRWTFDDPSQLRASGDKGCSHEWWHKFNEKKKNEALRAHAHLKMREVSYFLQALNSGDAREANGRTILENSLITISTESGDGRHNDVKRELSGVFHCITGANGRFKTGQIMDVGQEGLDVYNTLLDAFGAKVKLGPAKRDATAVDAIRA, encoded by the coding sequence ATGAGTCATGTGCTGCTCAATCGTCGGATGTTGCTGAAGGGACTGGGGTCGGCTGCGATCGGCTTACCGCTGCTGGAGGAGATGATTCCGTCCAGCCTGGCCGCTGCGGCGCAGCCACAGGTTCCGGTGCGGGCGTTTAATGTCTTTTTTGGTCTGGGGATTCCCGCTCCGCTGCAGACCGAAGGCTTCGACGATGTGCTGGAGCCGCTCAAACCACTGCAGGACAAGCTGCTGATCATGCGGAATGTGGACCAGGTGCGCTGCGATGAAAAGGGGATCAACGCGCATTACGACGGTGCTTCCGGCGCCTTTACGGCTGAACCGCCCGATGGGGAAGCCAAAGCGGGCGGCCCGTCGATTGACCAGGTGATTCGTCAGACGCATTATCCGAAAGGGCTGCCGAGCGGGATGGTGCCAACGCTGATTGGGGGGACATTCTTCCGCCGCAGCCGCGTGGGCCGCTATGTGCACAGTTATAATCTGGACGGCACGGTGGCCGCGACGATTCAGGAAAAGCCCCGCGATCTGTTTGAGCGGGTGTTCGGGACGGTCTCTGCCGGAGGTTCGGGAAACGATGCAGCGCAGCGACGGTTGCGCCGGAGCGTACTGGATACGGTCGTGGAGGATTACCGGTTCTATACGGGCCAGAATTCGCCCCTCGGTTCAGCATCGAAAGCGAGGGTGGCCGATCACCTGGACCGGATTCGCGAATACGAGCGGCGGGCGTTTGCGATGCAGCACAAGAATCGGAACGCACCAGAGCCGCCGCCCCGTTCGAAGATTCCGCACGGCGGTCCGGCTGATCCGGGAGGGCAGGGGATTGATATCACGGTGGAAGAGCTTACCAGCGAATGGCGACTGCTGGCGGACATTTATGCCCTGGCAATTCAGATGGATCGGGTCCGCTTCGGTTCGCTGACATTCCTGGCGGCGGGCGAGCGGATTCGTCTGACCGGCGATTACGAGTATAACGGCGAGAAACGCTGGACGTTCGATGATCCGAGCCAGTTGAGGGCCAGCGGTGACAAAGGTTGCAGCCACGAGTGGTGGCATAAGTTCAACGAAAAGAAAAAGAACGAGGCTCTGCGGGCTCACGCGCATTTGAAGATGCGGGAGGTTTCCTATTTCCTGCAGGCGCTCAACAGTGGCGACGCCCGGGAGGCGAATGGGCGGACGATTCTGGAGAACTCGCTGATCACGATCTCGACCGAATCCGGCGACGGGCGGCACAACGATGTGAAACGTGAACTGTCGGGCGTGTTCCATTGCATCACCGGTGCCAATGGCCGGTTCAAGACCGGACAGATCATGGACGTGGGCCAGGAGGGGCTGGACGTGTATAATACGCTGCTGGACGCCTTTGGTGCGAAGGTGAAACTGGGACCAGCGAAACGTGACGCGACGGCTGTAGATGCGATCCGTGCGTAA